The following proteins are encoded in a genomic region of Devosia lucknowensis:
- a CDS encoding PleD family two-component system response regulator, which yields MTARVLIVDDIPTNVRLLEARLSAEYYEVVTASSGPQALEICQNQDIDIVLLDVMMPEMDGFEVCRRLKASPKTHHVPVLMITALDQPSDRVQGLDAGADDFLSKPVDDTQLMARVKSLVRLKSLTDELRARALTGQQIAIEDALRAMDSISASGGNILIIDSDLRHAERIKGYLSPEHRVDILTEPADAVFQVTGASYELALVSMSLDAFDPLRVCSQVRTVDHSRNLPIILMADTGDKPRVVRALDLGVNDFISRPVDRNELMARVRTQIRRHRYAMELRESVNNTMALAVTDGLTGLYNRRYFDRHLNVLLGKAQEQERDMALMILDIDHFKSVNDNHGHDIGDAVLREFAARLKRNIRGVDLACRFGGEEFVVLMPDTDIGQAEAVAERVRQSVSEKSFDVGAARPLDVTVSVGVSIRERQTDTPETLIKRADVALYRAKREGRNRVIFDAA from the coding sequence GTGACCGCGCGCGTTCTGATCGTCGATGACATTCCAACCAATGTCCGCCTGCTCGAAGCGCGCCTCTCCGCCGAATACTATGAGGTGGTGACCGCAAGTTCGGGGCCGCAGGCTCTCGAGATCTGTCAGAACCAGGATATCGATATCGTCCTGCTCGACGTGATGATGCCCGAAATGGATGGTTTCGAGGTCTGTCGTCGCCTCAAGGCGAGCCCCAAGACGCACCACGTGCCGGTGCTGATGATTACCGCCCTCGACCAACCCTCGGACCGGGTGCAGGGTCTCGATGCCGGCGCCGACGACTTCCTGAGCAAACCCGTGGACGATACGCAGCTGATGGCGCGCGTGAAGAGCCTCGTGCGGCTCAAGTCCCTGACCGACGAGCTCCGCGCCCGCGCCCTTACCGGCCAGCAGATCGCCATCGAAGATGCTCTGCGGGCGATGGACAGTATCTCGGCGAGTGGCGGCAATATCCTCATCATCGACAGTGACCTCCGACACGCCGAGCGCATCAAGGGCTACCTGTCGCCCGAGCACCGGGTCGATATCCTGACCGAGCCGGCCGATGCGGTGTTCCAGGTCACCGGGGCGAGCTACGAGCTGGCGCTCGTCAGCATGAGTCTGGATGCCTTCGATCCCCTGCGCGTCTGCTCGCAGGTGCGCACCGTCGACCACTCGCGCAACCTGCCGATCATCCTTATGGCGGACACTGGTGACAAACCACGCGTGGTGCGCGCCCTGGACCTGGGGGTCAACGATTTCATCAGCCGTCCAGTCGATCGCAACGAACTGATGGCGCGCGTTCGCACGCAGATCCGGCGCCATCGCTATGCGATGGAATTGCGTGAAAGCGTCAACAACACGATGGCGCTGGCGGTGACTGACGGGCTGACGGGTCTTTATAACCGTCGCTACTTCGACCGGCATCTCAACGTGTTGCTGGGCAAGGCACAGGAGCAGGAGCGCGACATGGCGCTCATGATCCTCGATATCGATCACTTCAAATCGGTCAACGACAACCACGGTCACGATATCGGCGACGCCGTGCTGCGCGAGTTCGCGGCGCGGCTCAAGCGCAACATCCGCGGTGTCGACCTGGCGTGCCGCTTCGGTGGCGAAGAGTTCGTCGTGCTGATGCCCGATACGGATATCGGACAGGCCGAAGCGGTCGCCGAGCGCGTGCGACAGTCCGTGTCGGAGAAGTCGTTCGATGTCGGCGCTGCCCGGCCACTCGATGTGACCGTATCGGTGGGTGTCTCGATCCGCGAGCGCCAGACCGATACGCCGGAGACGCTGATCAAGCGGGCCGACGTCGCGCTTTATCGCGCCAAGCGCGAGGGGCGGAACCGGGTCATTTTCGACGCTGCCTGA
- a CDS encoding response regulator produces MPKTVMIVEDNELNMKLFNDLLESRGYAVIQTRNGMEALDLARAHMPDLILMDIQLPEVSGLVVTKWLKDDEQLAHIPVVAVTAFAMKGDEERILQGGCEGYISKPISVSHFLETIAEYIGPA; encoded by the coding sequence ATGCCCAAGACTGTGATGATCGTCGAAGACAACGAGCTCAACATGAAGCTCTTCAACGACCTGCTCGAATCGCGCGGATACGCGGTCATCCAGACCAGGAACGGCATGGAAGCGCTGGACCTGGCGCGAGCCCATATGCCCGACCTGATCCTGATGGATATCCAGCTGCCGGAGGTCTCGGGTCTTGTGGTCACCAAGTGGCTCAAGGACGACGAGCAGCTGGCGCACATTCCCGTCGTTGCCGTCACCGCCTTTGCCATGAAGGGTGACGAGGAGCGCATCCTCCAGGGCGGGTGCGAGGGCTATATTTCCAAGCCCATATCGGTATCTCACTTTCTGGAAACCATTGCCGAATACATTGGTCCGGCTTGA
- a CDS encoding DUF3572 family protein, with the protein MPVSDRAPDVSALADSCLGYLAEHPEELLAFMQHAGLDPQSLRNSVGTERLQHGLIDYFAANEPILLALCANAGLTPEAFMRVWHRLNRTE; encoded by the coding sequence GTGCCCGTATCCGACCGTGCGCCGGACGTTTCCGCCCTTGCCGACTCTTGCCTGGGCTACCTTGCCGAACACCCCGAGGAACTCCTGGCTTTCATGCAGCACGCCGGTTTGGACCCGCAGTCGCTGCGCAACTCGGTCGGCACGGAGCGCCTGCAGCACGGCCTCATCGACTATTTTGCCGCAAACGAACCGATTCTGCTCGCCCTCTGCGCCAATGCCGGCCTCACCCCGGAAGCCTTCATGCGCGTCTGGCATCGCCTCAACCGAACCGAGTGA